One Qiania dongpingensis genomic window carries:
- a CDS encoding MATE family efflux transporter: MKKSYEIDMCSGPLFGKIMRFAVPLILSGVLQLLFNAADIIVVGRFTGSHALAAVGSTSALINLLVNLFIGVSVGANVMAARYFGSRSEKEMYETVHTAILTALIGGCMMIFIGIVMARPVLELMGTPDDVLSHAVLYMRIYFIGMPSFMVYNFGAAILRAIGDTKRPLYFLTAAGVVNVIFNLLFVIIFHMGVAGVAIATVISQTISAALVLLCLCRSEGIYRLDLKKLHIHRDKLSAMLQIGLPAGFQGMVFNISNVLIQSSVNSFGSLAMAGNTAANNIEGFVYISTNSIYQTSLSFTSQNMGAKQYKRVDRILIECLLIVTVLGLVLGNGAYLLGNSLLQVYSSDPEVIAFGISRLAVVCVSYALCGIMDVMAGSIRGMGCSVMPMVVSLTGACLFRVVWIFTAFKISRSLFTLYISYPISWVLTISMHVVCYLIMRKRKFGPPRNRAPLPRRKQDVSD, from the coding sequence ATGAAAAAGTCATATGAGATTGACATGTGCAGCGGGCCGCTGTTTGGTAAGATTATGAGATTTGCGGTCCCGCTTATTCTGTCTGGCGTGCTTCAGCTTCTTTTTAATGCGGCGGATATCATTGTAGTCGGCCGGTTCACCGGAAGTCATGCCCTGGCTGCGGTGGGATCTACCAGCGCTCTGATCAATCTGCTGGTCAACCTGTTCATCGGTGTTTCTGTGGGAGCTAATGTAATGGCGGCCAGATACTTTGGATCCAGAAGTGAGAAGGAGATGTATGAAACCGTTCATACGGCCATACTCACGGCCTTGATCGGCGGATGCATGATGATATTCATCGGGATTGTGATGGCGCGGCCGGTGTTGGAGCTGATGGGGACTCCGGATGATGTACTTTCTCATGCGGTGCTGTACATGAGGATTTATTTCATCGGGATGCCGTCGTTTATGGTATACAATTTTGGGGCGGCAATCCTGCGGGCCATAGGAGACACCAAGCGGCCGTTATATTTCCTGACTGCTGCTGGAGTAGTCAATGTGATATTCAACCTGTTATTTGTTATAATTTTTCATATGGGAGTTGCCGGTGTGGCCATCGCCACGGTCATATCCCAGACCATATCGGCGGCGTTGGTTCTTCTCTGCCTGTGCAGGAGCGAGGGAATCTACCGATTGGATCTGAAAAAGCTTCATATCCACAGGGACAAGCTGTCGGCAATGCTTCAGATTGGCCTTCCGGCTGGATTTCAGGGAATGGTGTTCAATATCTCCAATGTGTTGATACAGTCTTCAGTAAACTCGTTCGGATCCCTGGCCATGGCGGGAAATACGGCTGCCAACAACATTGAAGGGTTTGTCTATATATCCACCAATTCCATATATCAGACCTCTCTCAGCTTCACCAGTCAGAATATGGGAGCCAAACAGTATAAAAGGGTTGACCGCATCCTGATAGAATGTCTGCTGATCGTAACTGTGCTGGGTCTGGTGCTCGGAAACGGCGCCTACTTGTTGGGCAATTCGCTTCTTCAGGTTTATTCATCGGATCCGGAGGTGATCGCATTTGGAATCTCCCGGCTGGCAGTCGTCTGTGTATCCTATGCCCTCTGCGGGATCATGGACGTGATGGCGGGAAGTATCAGAGGGATGGGGTGTTCTGTCATGCCTATGGTAGTATCTTTGACCGGCGCCTGTCTCTTTCGGGTGGTCTGGATATTTACAGCATTTAAAATCAGCCGCAGCCTGTTTACCCTTTATATTTCATACCCTATTTCCTGGGTGCTTACCATATCCATGCATGTGGTATGCTATCTGATCATGAGGAAGCGGAAATTTGGACCGCCGCGGAACAGGGCTCCGCTTCCAAGAAGAAAACAGGACGTCTCAGACTAA
- a CDS encoding LTA synthase family protein, whose product MIEHSRTGVNRGRYEYGSIGEEPRRRGRRPRGILGLLSALGPILYFPMMLFYLEMAFHIYMGESLKYIPVWLFFSISLGFFLSLFAINFSFRVNRIITYVITILFSVVFCVEMMCKKILAQYYQLFSIAKTAAGNKLTDYMSAIVQGIVKNLFGLLLMVLPIIFIYVIGRNFYNFKRKYIGLTGVVVGAVVVTHLLGLLVIHLPWKGDYTPKNLYATDTNVDDQVEQLGVMNMLRLDLKHSLFGVKKKLNDDFENPTFAANNTKPSSEGSTNGESDAVGTNTNTLPNGVTANTDTSPNVMNVDLETLAANAPNDDVAWLCKYFNSVTPTNKNQYTGMFKGYNVIFLSAEGFDQYVIDKEKTPTLYKLTHEGFVFNNFYSPLHYTSTSGGECQNLLGLYPKNGGEIIMQDSGDKGTNWYFSLAQQLNRAGYASMGFHANGNMYNRLNSHTNLGYKWIQGDSGLDLELNSNGKKIWPQSDLYCMEQTVDKYLSSSQPFNVYYMTISGHMPYDFESNAVSVKNRDMVADSGYSEKTQGYLAANYELDKALEYLLKRLEEAGIADKTLIVMAPDHIPYFDVDTIEELAGKSFSSGDATALQQSLNESMITDYDLYKNSLIIWSASMKEPVQVDKICGQVDILPTISNLLGLEYDSRMLSGTDILSDSQPLVAFSSGCWKTDAGFYNRYTGEFTLAEGVTMDDAQKEEYVAAMKKVVNNRRALSEIIMANDAYSYIFPNTKNSSSVQ is encoded by the coding sequence ATGATAGAGCATAGCAGGACCGGAGTGAACCGGGGCAGGTACGAATATGGCAGCATAGGGGAAGAACCGCGGAGAAGAGGCAGGAGGCCGAGAGGCATTCTGGGTTTGCTTTCAGCTCTTGGCCCCATTTTATATTTTCCAATGATGCTTTTTTATCTGGAGATGGCGTTTCACATTTATATGGGTGAAAGCCTGAAGTACATTCCGGTGTGGCTGTTCTTTTCGATTTCACTGGGATTTTTCCTTTCCCTTTTTGCCATCAATTTCAGTTTCCGGGTGAACCGGATAATCACATACGTCATAACAATATTATTCAGCGTGGTATTCTGTGTGGAGATGATGTGTAAAAAAATCCTGGCCCAGTATTACCAGCTTTTCAGCATAGCCAAGACAGCGGCCGGAAATAAGCTGACGGATTATATGAGCGCCATCGTCCAGGGAATCGTCAAAAACCTGTTTGGGCTGCTTCTCATGGTTCTGCCGATCATTTTTATCTATGTGATCGGACGGAATTTCTATAACTTTAAGAGAAAATATATCGGTTTGACCGGTGTTGTGGTCGGGGCCGTGGTGGTGACGCACCTGCTGGGGCTGCTGGTGATACATCTGCCCTGGAAGGGAGATTATACGCCCAAGAACCTGTACGCAACGGATACCAACGTGGATGACCAGGTGGAGCAGCTGGGGGTCATGAATATGCTGCGGCTGGATTTGAAGCATTCTCTTTTCGGAGTGAAGAAAAAACTAAACGACGACTTTGAGAATCCTACCTTTGCAGCCAATAATACCAAGCCCAGCAGTGAGGGAAGCACCAACGGCGAAAGTGATGCGGTGGGAACCAATACGAACACTCTTCCCAATGGAGTTACAGCCAACACCGATACTTCTCCCAACGTCATGAATGTGGATTTGGAGACGCTGGCCGCCAACGCTCCCAACGATGATGTGGCCTGGCTGTGCAAATATTTTAACAGTGTGACGCCTACAAACAAAAATCAGTATACCGGTATGTTCAAAGGATACAATGTGATATTCTTGTCGGCCGAGGGATTTGACCAGTATGTGATTGATAAGGAAAAAACGCCGACCTTATATAAACTTACCCACGAGGGCTTTGTGTTCAACAATTTCTACAGTCCGCTCCACTATACCAGCACCTCCGGCGGAGAATGCCAGAACCTGCTGGGTCTGTATCCGAAAAACGGCGGAGAGATAATCATGCAGGACAGCGGAGACAAGGGAACGAATTGGTATTTTAGTTTGGCTCAGCAGCTGAACCGGGCGGGTTACGCATCCATGGGCTTCCATGCCAACGGAAATATGTATAACAGGCTGAATTCCCATACGAATCTGGGCTATAAATGGATTCAGGGAGACAGTGGTCTGGATCTGGAGCTGAATTCCAACGGAAAGAAGATCTGGCCTCAATCGGACCTTTATTGTATGGAACAGACCGTAGACAAGTATTTGAGCAGCAGCCAGCCGTTCAACGTCTACTATATGACAATCAGCGGTCATATGCCCTACGATTTCGAAAGTAATGCAGTTTCTGTGAAGAACAGGGATATGGTAGCGGACAGCGGCTATTCAGAAAAGACTCAGGGATATCTGGCGGCTAACTATGAGCTTGACAAGGCGCTGGAATATTTGCTTAAGCGCCTGGAGGAAGCCGGAATCGCCGATAAGACTCTGATCGTGATGGCGCCGGACCACATTCCGTATTTTGACGTGGATACCATAGAGGAACTGGCCGGGAAATCCTTCTCCTCCGGAGATGCGACGGCTTTGCAGCAGTCTCTGAATGAGTCCATGATCACGGATTATGATCTTTATAAGAATTCCCTGATCATCTGGTCGGCCAGCATGAAGGAGCCGGTCCAGGTCGATAAAATCTGCGGACAGGTGGATATTCTTCCTACGATTTCCAATCTGCTGGGCTTAGAATATGACTCCAGGATGCTGTCCGGCACGGATATCCTCTCGGATTCCCAGCCGCTGGTAGCGTTCTCTTCCGGCTGCTGGAAAACGGATGCTGGCTTCTATAACCGCTATACGGGAGAATTTACGCTGGCAGAGGGCGTGACAATGGACGATGCTCAAAAAGAGGAGTATGTGGCAGCCATGAAGAAGGTCGTGAACAACAGGCGCGCCCTCTCAGAGATTATTATGGCAAATGACGCTTATAGCTATATATTTCCGAATACGAAAAACAGTTCAAGCGTACAGTAG
- a CDS encoding undecaprenyl-diphosphate phosphatase, whose amino-acid sequence MGFLEFLKVIVFGIVEGITEWLPISSTGHMIILEDLMPLKVSAEFMEMFRVVIQLGAILAVCILFFHKLNPFSPRKNRRQKKQTWRLWSKVIVGCIPAGILGILLNDWFDAHFYNSYVVAATLIIYGVLFILLERRNKRRYFSIERFSQLTYQDALIVGAFQVLSLIPGTSRSGATILGAMLIGISRPIAAEFSFFMSIPVMFGASLLKLVKFGFHYTGTEVMVLIVGMVSAFIVSVVAIKFLMSYIRKKDFSVFGVYRIVLGVLVLLYFFVKK is encoded by the coding sequence ATGGGCTTTTTAGAGTTTTTAAAGGTAATTGTATTCGGTATTGTGGAAGGTATTACAGAATGGCTGCCGATCAGCAGCACCGGACACATGATCATTCTGGAGGATTTGATGCCTTTAAAGGTCAGCGCGGAGTTTATGGAGATGTTCCGCGTGGTCATCCAGTTGGGAGCTATTTTAGCTGTCTGTATCCTGTTTTTCCATAAATTGAATCCTTTTTCACCGAGGAAAAACCGGAGGCAGAAAAAGCAGACATGGAGATTATGGTCCAAAGTGATCGTAGGATGTATTCCTGCCGGGATTCTGGGAATCCTTCTCAATGACTGGTTTGACGCTCATTTTTACAATAGTTATGTGGTGGCGGCGACCCTGATCATCTATGGCGTTCTGTTCATCCTTTTGGAAAGACGGAACAAACGCCGGTATTTTTCCATTGAACGGTTTTCTCAGCTTACGTATCAGGACGCCTTGATAGTCGGAGCCTTTCAGGTACTTTCCCTGATTCCGGGGACATCTCGTTCCGGCGCTACGATCCTGGGGGCTATGCTCATCGGGATCTCCAGGCCCATCGCCGCGGAATTTTCATTTTTCATGTCCATTCCGGTCATGTTCGGCGCGAGTCTGTTGAAGCTTGTGAAATTTGGATTCCATTATACCGGTACAGAAGTCATGGTATTGATAGTGGGCATGGTTTCTGCCTTTATAGTATCCGTCGTTGCAATCAAATTCCTGATGAGCTATATCAGGAAAAAGGATTTCAGTGTCTTCGGCGTTTACCGGATCGTACTCGGTGTACTCGTGCTTCTGTATTTCTTTGTGAAGAAATAA
- a CDS encoding uracil-DNA glycosylase, with product MGAISNDWLEPLSAEFKKPYYARLYKTIKDEYNSRQIFPEAKDIFSAFELTPFHKVKVVILGQDPYHNIGQAHGLCFSVKPGVEIPPSLVNIYQELHDDLGCYIPNNGYLTKWAEQGVLLLNTVLTVRAHAANSHRGIGWEEFTDAAIKALNELDNPIVFILWGKPAQNKKVMLNNPHHMILEAPHPSPLSAYRGFFGSRPFSKANEFLKKNGVTPIDWQIENI from the coding sequence ATGGGAGCGATTTCCAATGATTGGCTGGAGCCACTTTCAGCAGAGTTTAAGAAACCATATTATGCCAGGTTATATAAAACGATAAAAGATGAATATAATAGTAGACAGATATTTCCAGAGGCTAAGGATATTTTTTCAGCCTTTGAGCTGACTCCGTTTCATAAGGTAAAGGTTGTCATCCTGGGGCAGGATCCTTATCATAATATCGGGCAGGCTCATGGACTTTGCTTTTCTGTGAAGCCGGGCGTTGAGATTCCGCCTTCTCTGGTGAATATTTACCAGGAACTTCATGATGATCTGGGATGCTATATTCCCAATAATGGATATTTGACAAAATGGGCGGAGCAGGGAGTGCTTCTTTTGAACACGGTGCTCACAGTCCGGGCTCATGCGGCGAATTCGCACAGAGGGATCGGGTGGGAGGAATTTACAGATGCGGCGATCAAAGCGCTGAATGAACTGGATAATCCCATCGTGTTCATCTTGTGGGGAAAGCCTGCCCAGAATAAAAAAGTGATGCTGAACAATCCTCATCACATGATTCTGGAGGCACCGCATCCCAGCCCGCTTTCTGCATACCGGGGATTTTTCGGAAGCCGCCCGTTCAGTAAAGCCAATGAATTTCTGAAGAAGAATGGGGTAACGCCAATCGATTGGCAGATAGAGAATATCTAG
- the hisF gene encoding imidazole glycerol phosphate synthase subunit HisF has translation MHTKRIIPCLDVHGGRVVKGVNFVNLRDAGDPVEIAAAYDKAGADEVVFLDITASSDARSTVVDMVRKVAEKVFIPFTVGGGIRTVEDFKVLLREGADKISINSSAINNPSLISEAADKFGSQCVVVAIDAKRREDGSGWNIYKNGGRIDMGIDAVEWAMKANELGAGEILLTSMDCDGTKSGYDNTLTAMVAENVSIPVIASGGAGTMEHFYDALTVGKADAALAASLFHYKELEIRELKKYLSGRGLPIRL, from the coding sequence ATGCATACGAAACGAATCATACCCTGCCTGGATGTGCACGGCGGCCGGGTGGTAAAGGGAGTCAATTTTGTCAATCTGAGGGACGCGGGTGACCCGGTCGAGATTGCGGCGGCATATGACAAAGCCGGAGCGGATGAAGTGGTATTTCTGGATATCACGGCATCCTCGGACGCCAGGAGCACAGTGGTGGATATGGTCCGCAAAGTGGCGGAAAAGGTATTTATACCATTCACAGTAGGCGGCGGGATCCGGACTGTGGAGGATTTTAAGGTGCTGCTGCGGGAAGGCGCCGATAAGATATCTATAAATTCTTCCGCGATCAATAATCCGAGCCTGATTTCAGAGGCGGCCGATAAGTTTGGAAGTCAATGTGTAGTGGTCGCTATAGATGCCAAGCGCCGGGAGGATGGTTCCGGCTGGAACATCTATAAAAACGGCGGCCGAATAGATATGGGGATAGACGCCGTTGAATGGGCGATGAAGGCAAACGAACTGGGAGCCGGTGAGATCCTTTTGACCAGCATGGATTGTGACGGGACCAAATCGGGTTATGACAACACTCTTACGGCGATGGTGGCGGAAAATGTTTCTATACCGGTCATTGCATCTGGAGGAGCAGGTACTATGGAGCATTTTTACGATGCACTGACGGTGGGAAAGGCGGATGCGGCATTGGCTGCTTCTTTATTCCACTATAAGGAGCTGGAAATACGGGAGTTGAAGAAGTATCTGTCAGGACGGGGACTGCCTATACGTCTTTGA
- the hisH gene encoding imidazole glycerol phosphate synthase subunit HisH, protein MIAIIDYDAGNLKSVEKALVFLGEKPVVTRSRETILTADKVILPGVGSFGDAMEKLHQYDLAETIHQVVDKGTPFLGICLGLQLLFARSEEAPGVKGLDILPGEILKIPDAPGLKIPHIGWNSLNIKKDAALFQGIDNGAYVYFVHSYYLKAADESIVAAKTEYSTCIHASVEKDNVFACQFHPEKSSDTGLRILRNFAELKQ, encoded by the coding sequence ATGATCGCGATTATAGATTACGACGCCGGAAATTTGAAGAGCGTTGAAAAAGCGTTGGTTTTCTTGGGAGAGAAGCCGGTCGTCACCAGGAGCAGGGAGACGATTCTGACAGCTGACAAGGTGATACTGCCCGGTGTGGGAAGCTTTGGAGATGCCATGGAAAAGCTTCATCAGTATGATCTGGCGGAGACAATCCATCAGGTAGTGGACAAGGGCACCCCCTTTCTTGGTATCTGTCTTGGGCTGCAGCTATTGTTTGCCAGGAGCGAGGAGGCGCCGGGAGTGAAAGGCCTTGATATTCTGCCGGGAGAGATTTTGAAGATTCCGGATGCTCCCGGGCTTAAAATACCGCATATCGGATGGAATTCTTTGAATATAAAAAAAGATGCTGCATTGTTTCAGGGTATTGACAATGGAGCTTATGTTTATTTTGTCCATTCTTATTATTTGAAGGCGGCAGATGAATCCATTGTGGCGGCTAAGACGGAGTACAGCACTTGCATCCATGCTTCGGTCGAAAAGGATAATGTCTTCGCCTGTCAGTTTCATCCGGAAAAGAGCAGTGATACGGGACTGAGAATCCTAAGAAATTTTGCAGAGCTTAAGCAGTGA
- a CDS encoding N-acetylmuramoyl-L-alanine amidase, producing MAGQHTLGIKVCKRSIILAYKVVIDAGHGGRDPGAVYQGRQEKDDALALALAVGEALENAGVDVVYTRTEDVYDTPYEKAVIANNSGADYFISIHRNATASPGGASGIETLVFSRGGEAERLAENINEELAGLGFTDRGITERPNLVVLRRTQMPAVLIEAGFIDSPEDNEKFDAEFNDIATRIANAFLRTVGSDMGTQERPQENPPLYQVQVGAYRVQQFADQMLAQLQSEGLPAYIEEGDDKYYRVKVGAFENLDNAAQMEQRLRRMGYNTFITTT from the coding sequence ATGGCCGGCCAGCATACTTTGGGTATAAAGGTATGTAAGAGGAGCATTATTTTGGCATATAAGGTTGTGATTGACGCAGGACATGGAGGACGTGACCCGGGTGCCGTTTATCAAGGCCGCCAGGAGAAAGATGATGCCCTGGCCTTGGCCTTGGCGGTGGGCGAGGCTTTGGAAAATGCCGGAGTGGATGTGGTCTATACGAGAACCGAGGATGTCTATGATACACCGTATGAAAAAGCCGTGATCGCGAATAATTCCGGTGCGGATTATTTTATCTCTATACATCGGAATGCGACTGCTTCGCCGGGAGGTGCGTCCGGTATCGAGACACTTGTGTTCAGCAGAGGGGGCGAAGCAGAACGTCTGGCAGAAAACATAAATGAGGAACTCGCCGGACTTGGCTTCACGGACAGGGGAATCACCGAACGCCCGAATCTGGTGGTGCTCAGGAGGACCCAGATGCCGGCAGTACTGATAGAGGCAGGTTTTATTGATTCCCCGGAGGATAATGAAAAGTTTGATGCGGAATTCAATGATATTGCCACGCGAATTGCCAACGCTTTTTTAAGGACGGTCGGAAGCGATATGGGCACTCAGGAAAGACCGCAAGAAAATCCTCCTCTGTATCAGGTACAGGTAGGAGCATATCGGGTTCAGCAGTTTGCGGATCAGATGCTGGCGCAGCTGCAGTCGGAGGGTCTGCCGGCTTATATAGAAGAAGGTGACGACAAATATTACCGAGTGAAGGTCGGGGCGTTTGAAAACCTGGATAATGCGGCACAAATGGAACAGCGCCTGCGCCGTATGGGATATAATACATTTATTACTACTACATGA